The Rudaeicoccus suwonensis sequence CTCGCACGACACTGACCTTCCGCTCCGCGGTCGAGGGTGAGACCGTGTCGCTGCAGTCCGCCGACGGACAGACGATCAAGACGCGAATTCCCGCCGGTGTCAAGGACGGTCAGACGATCCGCCTGCGCGGCAAGGGACAGCCATCGCGCAACGGCGGACCGGCGGGCGACCTCATGTTGCACATCAGCGTCGGCTCGCACCCGGTCTTCGGCAGGGACGGCAACAATCTCACCGTCGACCTGCCGGTGACCTTTGCCGAGGCGGCGCTGGGCGCGACGGTCGCGGTGCCCACCATCGACGGATCCAGCGTCAAGGTGAAGATCGCGCCCGGCACGCCGTCCGGCCGCAAGCTGCGAGTCAAGGGCCGCGGCATCCAGGCGAAGTCGGGTGCCGGCGACCTCATCGCGACCGTGCAGATCGTGGTGCCACAGCGACTGACCGACGAAGCAAAGGCCGCTGTCGAAGCACTGCAGCAGCAGGAGAATGACATCGACCCGCGCGCCCAGCTTTTCGCGAAAGCGCAGCAGTGACAATGCAATCCGAAGATCTGCCGGTCTATGTCATCTCGGTTGCCGCCGAGTTGGCAGGGCTGCACGCGCAGACGCTGCGCCAGTACGACCGCCTCGGGCTCGTGACGCCGTCACGCACCCGCGGCGGCGGACGGCGCTACTCGGCCCGCGACGTGCAGATGCTGCGCGAGGTGCAGCGGCTGTCGCAGGAGGAGGGTGTCTCCCTCGCCGGCATACAGCGCATTCTTGAGTTGGAGTCGGAGGTGCAGCGCCTGCGGGATCACGTCGCCGAGCTCACCGCCCAACTCGACTCCGCACGCGCCATCGCCCAAAACCGTGTGTTCGCAGCCGGACCCGACGGACAGATCGTGGCGCTGCGACCCGGTCAGCGCCCTGCCCGCGCCACGTCGGGCACCTCGCTGGTCGTGTGGCGGCCGGCCCCGCGATCCTGACGCGGCCGGTTTCCCCGGCGCGGCCGTCACCCGAAACCAGCGGTCGTGGAGCGCACGTTCCTCACGTGGCCGATCGGGCTGACTCCGCGTCCGCGTGCACCCGCATCGCGTCGCCGGATTGCTCGCGAGCGAGACGCTTCATGCCGTCTGCAGGGTGCACCGGCTGCGGCCACTTGGGAGCCAGCGAGTCTCCCTCGCGCACCCCGCTGATCCGCCGTCTCAGGAGCGGCACCACCTCATCGCGCAACCACAACGTCTCCTCGCGCAACGCCCGCCGCCACGGACGCGGGTGGTACGGCGGCAACTCGACCACCTTGAGACTGTGGGGGATTCCGAGTTGCTGCAGCACGTGCGCCGCCATCCGTTTGTGCCCCGCCTTGGACATGTGGATGCGGTCAGCGCTCCACATGCGGCGGTCGCGGAAGTCCTCGTAAAG is a genomic window containing:
- a CDS encoding DnaJ C-terminal domain-containing protein; amino-acid sequence: MASQDWLEKDFYAILGVPQDASQADIKKAYRKLARKWHPDQNPGDAAAEQKFKDIGEANSVLSNEEQRQEYDQLRQMVGGGARFTAGGPGAGTAGGFEDLFGSMFGGGGGGQNVRFSTGGGGQSINLDDILGQFGGGYGGGSPFGSQSRGGYSAPAAGANVDARTTLTFRSAVEGETVSLQSADGQTIKTRIPAGVKDGQTIRLRGKGQPSRNGGPAGDLMLHISVGSHPVFGRDGNNLTVDLPVTFAEAALGATVAVPTIDGSSVKVKIAPGTPSGRKLRVKGRGIQAKSGAGDLIATVQIVVPQRLTDEAKAAVEALQQQENDIDPRAQLFAKAQQ
- a CDS encoding heat shock protein transcriptional repressor HspR; its protein translation is MQSEDLPVYVISVAAELAGLHAQTLRQYDRLGLVTPSRTRGGGRRYSARDVQMLREVQRLSQEEGVSLAGIQRILELESEVQRLRDHVAELTAQLDSARAIAQNRVFAAGPDGQIVALRPGQRPARATSGTSLVVWRPAPRS